Below is a window of Planctomycetaceae bacterium DNA.
CGAAAGAGGGACATCACGAGGCCATGGTGGCACTTGGTGTGCTCGCCGAATTGGGATTGGGGCAGCGGCGCGACAATCGCCTTGCGAGGCGATGGTATCGGAAAGCAGCCCATTCCGGCAGCGCCTGGGGGAGCAGCTGCCTTGGTTTTCTTTACGAGACCGGGCGAGGTGGACGAAAGTATCATGCCCTGGCTGCACGGCATTATCTCATGGGCGCTCAGAAGCGGCATCCCTGGTGCATGGTGCAATTAGCCATGCTCTACAGGTCCGGAAAGGGTGTTCGCCGCGACTTGGCCAAGGCAGCTTGGCTATTGGCGAGGGCGGCTGAGGCCGGCAACGCCTATGCCCAGGACTACCTGGCAAAGCAAGCAACACAAGGAGGAATCCTGTGAGCAGAGACCGATTCTCTGATGAG
It encodes the following:
- a CDS encoding tetratricopeptide repeat protein; the encoded protein is MRKDTEDIKIEKVAAQVQEAVAEAMFVLGTLHEDRENYPEARRLYQTAAKEGHHEAMVALGVLAELGLGQRRDNRLARRWYRKAAHSGSAWGSSCLGFLYETGRGGRKYHALAARHYLMGAQKRHPWCMVQLAMLYRSGKGVRRDLAKAAWLLARAAEAGNAYAQDYLAKQATQGGIL